Genomic window (Mycosarcoma maydis chromosome 5, whole genome shotgun sequence):
TTCCGACACGCGTCTCACCATAGCAATGGCTTTCCAGGCACTCCTTTTGAGTGTCACGGCGGCGCTGCTGTGTGCCTCGTCACTTCAGGCGTATGTTGTGCCTTTCCAGGCCAACCCTGATCAAGCTAGAGGAGATTTGGCAGCTGCGCAGGCGTTCCGTCTCGCCGGTCGATCGCTTGGCGATCTTTCGCAAGGTTCGGTGTCTGTGCCCGTCTACAAGAGGCATGGCGGACTTCACCCCGACATCACCAAGCGCGACCCGGAAAAGACCAAAAAGTGGGCTCTACGACAGGCCGAAGTTATGAAGAGCAAGTTCTCCGCTTCCAACTCACACCAGAAGCGTCAAACGATCGGATTGACCGATGTGGGTCCAGACAAGTAGGTACATGATGATTCCAAAAAACCGCCCACACGGATCGGCAATGCGTCGGGATTAATTTCATTCGACCGAATCAACTGATCCTCACTTTGTCATGAATCCAACCTTGTCCATGACGCCCCAACACAGTTATTACTTCGCTCAAGTATCCGTCGGAACCCCCGCACAAAACTTCAATGTCGTTCTTGACACCGGCTCAGCCGATTTCTGGCTCGTAGACTCGGATTGCGGTACGGCGCAGAACTGCGACTCTGACTTGAACAAGTACGATacctctgcttcttccaccaACATTGGCTCCAATACTCCCTTCACTATCACTTACGGTACCGGCGCCGTCCGAGGTGTGCTCGCCGCCGACAAGGTTTCGTTGGCGGGATACACTGTCAACAACCTCACCTTTGCCGAGGCTAGTGCCGTCGCTTCGAACACGGTCGAATATCCTACCTCGGGTATCATGGGCATGGGCTTCCAGTCCCTCTCCACCAGCGGTGCTACACCCTTCTGGCAGGTGCTGGAAAAGCAGAACGTGCTCCAGACCAACGCTTTCACCTTCCAGCTCGCACGGAACATCGACAACCTCAATCCCAATGACCCCAACATTAACGATATTCAGAGTCCTGGTGGCGTCTTTACACTTGGTCAGATCGACACGAACCAATACAGCGGCGACATCACGTACACCAACATCCCCAACAACCTTCAGAACCAGCAGGGC
Coding sequences:
- a CDS encoding uncharacterized protein (related to cathepsin d (lysosomal aspartyl protease)), with translation MAFQALLLSVTAALLCASSLQAYVVPFQANPDQARGDLAAAQAFRLAGRSLGDLSQGSVSVPVYKRHGGLHPDITKRDPEKTKKWALRQAEVMKSKFSASNSHQKRQTIGLTDVGPDNYYFAQVSVGTPAQNFNVVLDTGSADFWLVDSDCGTAQNCDSDLNKYDTSASSTNIGSNTPFTITYGTGAVRGVLAADKVSLAGYTVNNLTFAEASAVASNTVEYPTSGIMGMGFQSLSTSGATPFWQVLEKQNVLQTNAFTFQLARNIDNLNPNDPNINDIQSPGGVFTLGQIDTNQYSGDITYTNIPNNLQNQQGLGYWTIPLQGITVNGNSASIGSNPLAAIDTGTTLIGGPSLAIRAFYSQISGSRSVSSADMPGYYLFPCSANLNIQLTFGGKSWSMNPQDFNLGSYPYTNSQTCLGALFEIDLGSRQYGVPQWIVGDSFLKNVFSVFDGAGRIGFASLKGTEAQIVSVTSGAVSSQTPQPTSRSSSSSMGAAGGGLPIPNGASSFASQATASGVFGGGSLPVPSASSAVVTSTPSLSAGSSNSNSGSSGSSSGSSSAASSLSAMVGVSAASAAALLAGAVLIAL